The following DNA comes from Hyphomicrobiales bacterium.
GTCTCTTCCATCCACCCCATCGTGCCATGCCGGCCGAGTGTGACGAACCGCTCTAGGCGCGGACGCAGATCATTAATCCGGTCGGCATGGGTGATAGCGCAGATGTCAAACCCGACATCCACGGCAGCCCTGCGGACAAATTCGGTTTGTTTGGAACTAGAAGTCCGGGTCGTCATAATGCGCCGGTGGTATCACACCGCTGATGCGCTCCTCCAGAAGCGGCGCAAAGGACGGGCGTGATTTCACCCGTGCGTACCAAAGCTTGGCCGACTCGCGGTCTTTCCAGGCGACCTCACCAAGATAATCCAGCGACGACAGCGCGGCGGCAAAGGCAAGATCGGCCAGTGTCAAACGTTCGCCTGCCAGCCAATCGCGGCTAGCCAAGACATGGCCGAGATAGTCCAGATGCCAACCCAGATTGTCCCGGGCAATGCGCATGGCGGCGGTGTCCGGCGGCCCACCGCCAAGATCGGCGGGAATGCCCCGTTTCTGCGCCTTTTCATGGACAAGAACGCCGGTGACATCATGCTCCATGAGCACCAGGGCCCAATCCATGAGACGGCGAACCTCGGCGCGGGCGGCGATGTCAGCTGGCATATAGGGTGCGCCACGATCCTCGCGTGCCTCGGTCAGATAGCCGGTGATCGGACCGGCACCAACAACCACCAAATCCTCATCTGTCTTCAACACTGGGACGGTGGCAGCCGGATTGAGCGTTAGAAACGCGCGCCGCCGCTCCCACACCTTTTCCTGTTCCAAATGCACCGCTTCTGCGAACTCGGCCAGAACCAAACGCACAAAGCGCGAAGATGCATCCAGCGGTAGGTGGTAAAGCGTCGTCATGATGCCGTCATGGTTGCAATGGATGGGAAACACGTCAAAAGGAGCCCGAGCGGGTCTGACGAGACCTGATGGCCAAACCAAGGCGCTTGTTGAATCAGGTGTGCATCGTATAGGCACGGCGCAGTGCCGTCTCAAGTCGAGCAGCGTTTTCTTTCTGCCTCCTGTTTAACAGGCAGCGCCCACCGATGGCGGTGTGTTTCTTATCTGGACTTTTCATGACCCTTGAGACGTTTTTCCAAGCCCTTTTCCTCGGCCTGTTGGAAGGGCTGACGGAGTTCATTCCCGTCTCCTCGACCGGTCATATTCTGCTAGCTGGCCACTTCCTGGGGTTCGAGAATGAAGGGCGCCTATTCGAGGTTCTGATCCAACTTGGCGCGATCCTTGCCGTGTTCTCGATCTACACCGCCAAGCTCCTGCA
Coding sequences within:
- a CDS encoding glutathione S-transferase family protein is translated as MTTLYHLPLDASSRFVRLVLAEFAEAVHLEQEKVWERRRAFLTLNPAATVPVLKTDEDLVVVGAGPITGYLTEAREDRGAPYMPADIAARAEVRRLMDWALVLMEHDVTGVLVHEKAQKRGIPADLGGGPPDTAAMRIARDNLGWHLDYLGHVLASRDWLAGERLTLADLAFAAALSSLDYLGEVAWKDRESAKLWYARVKSRPSFAPLLEERISGVIPPAHYDDPDF